In Helianthus annuus cultivar XRQ/B chromosome 8, HanXRQr2.0-SUNRISE, whole genome shotgun sequence, a single genomic region encodes these proteins:
- the LOC110873013 gene encoding beta-fructofuranosidase, insoluble isoenzyme CWINV3, producing the protein MTTTSAIWFLIFLTVGFHHVRYNAITLEQPYRTAFHFQPPQNWMNDPNGLMYYNGVYHLFYQHNPFGPLFAVQMYWGHSVSHDLINWTPLEHAFAPTQPFDINGCISGSTTILPGNKPVILYTGIDSQNRQVQNVAVPKDPSDPYLREWVRYTGNPVINVPEGIQPDEFRDPTTAWLADDGKWRVTIGGQKDKAGIAILFRSEDFVNWTRHEEPLYEVTGSGMWECLDFFPVHVDGTNGVDTSVTNPAVKHVLKMGVYDYARDYYLIGDYNPVKEKYVSQDELTLDSLRYDYGKYYASKSFYDPVRRRRILMAWVNESDSDADAIAKGWSGLQSFPRSVWLDQNQKQLVQWPIEEIEMLHENEVSLRNENLEDGSLHEILGITPLQVDVQISFKLTNLEEAEILDPSRLDPQLICSEMDASKKGIFGPFGLLAFASHDLTEQTAIFFRVFQHNGRYIVLMCSDQSRSSTRKGLDKTTYGAFVDIDPQRDEISLRALIDHSIVESFGGGGKTCIIARVYPTLATRDEAHLFAFNNGTKSVLITELSAWSVKKARINIDETIGCADA; encoded by the exons ATGACGACAACAAGTGCCATTTGGTTTCTAATATTTTTGACGGTTGGCTTTCATCATGTCCGATACAACGCTATTACCTTGGAGCAGCCTTATAGGACGGCATTTCACTTTCAGCCTCCCCAAAACTGGATGAACG ATCCTAACG GACTTATGTACTACAATGGAGTTTACCATCTTTTTTACCAACACAACCCGTTTGGTCCGCTATTCGCTGTTCAAATGTATTGGGGTCATTCAGTATCACATGACTTGATAAACTGGACCCCACTCGAACATGCATTTGCCCCAACCCAACCCTTCGACATTAATGGTTGCATCTCTGGCTCCACAACAATCCTCCCCGGAAACAAACCTGTTATATTATACACTGGAATCGATTCTCAAAATCGCCAAGTTCAAAATGTAGCCGTTCCAAAAGACCCTTCCGATCCATATCTTCGAGAATGGGTTAGGTACACTGGCAATCCCGTCATAAACGTACCCGAAGGGATTCAACCTGATGAATTTCGAGATCCCACCACCGCGTGGCTTGCTGACGATGGAAAATGGCGGGTGACCATTGGAGGTCAGAAGGATAAGGCAGGAATCGCGATTCTTTTCCGGTCTGAGGACTTTGTAAATTGGACTAGACACGAAGAACCACTTTATGAGGTTACAGGCAGTGGTATGTGGGAATGCCTTGACTTTTTTCCGGTGCATGTTGATGGCACCAATGGAGTCGATACATCTGTAACGAACCCCGCTGTAAAACATGTGTTGAAGATGGGAGTCTATGATTATGCAAGAGACTACTACTTAATTGGGGATTACAATCCTGTGAAAGAAAAATATGTTTCGCAAGATGAATTAACACTTGACTCGTTGAGATATGATTACGGAAAGTATTATGCTTCAAAGTCATTCTATGACCCTGTGAGAAGGAGAAGGATCTTGATGGCTTGGGTAAATGAATCTGATTCCGACGCTGATGCTATTGCTAAAGGATGGTCTGGACTTCAG TCGTTTCCAAGGAGTGTTTGGCTCGATCAAAACCAGAAGCAGCTCGTACAATGGCCTATCGAGGAAATTGAAATGTTACATGAAAACGAAGTCAGTCTCCGAAATGAGAATCTTGAAGATGGATCACTACATGAAATTCTAGGCATAACTCCTTTGCAA GTGGATGTGCAGATATCATTCAAACTAACTAATTTAGAAGAGGCCGAAATACTAGACCCGAGTAGGCTTGATCCACAACTTATTTGCAGCGAAATGGATGCATCAAAGAAAGGCATATTTGGCCCATTTGGACTCTTAGCTTTTGCTTCCCATGACTTGACTGAACAAACTGCAATCTTTTTTCGTGTTTTCCAACATAATGGACGCTACATTGTGCTAATGTGCAGTGATCAAAGTCG GTCTTCTACAAGGAAAGGGCTTGATAAAACTACATATGGAGCATTTGTCGACATCGATCCTCAACGAGATGAAATTTCACTTCGAGCATTG atAGATCACTCTATCGTCGAGAGCTTTGGAGGAGGAGGAAAGACGTGCATCATAGCTAGGGTTTACCCAACATTAGCCACTAGAGACGAAGCCCATTTGTTTGCATTTAACAATGGAACAAAAAGTGTGTTGATCACTGAGTTGAGTGCTTGGAGCGTAAAGAAAGCTCGAATTAACATCGATGAAACTATTGGGTGTGCAGATGCATAA